In a genomic window of Salmo trutta chromosome 32, fSalTru1.1, whole genome shotgun sequence:
- the LOC115170846 gene encoding ferritin, middle subunit-like — protein sequence MESQIRQNYHHDCEAAINRMINMEMFASFTYTSMAFYFSRDDVALPGFAHFFKENSDEEREHADKLLSFQNKRGGRILLQDIKKPERDEWGNGLEAMQCALQLEKNVNQALLDLHKIASDKVDPHLCDFLETHYLNEQVEAIKKLGDHITNLTKMDAVKNKMAEYLFDKHTLGGQS from the exons ATGGAGTCTCAGATCCGCCAGAACTATCACCACGATTGCGAAGCTGCCATCAACCGGATGATCAACATGGAGATGTTTGCCTCCTTCACCTACACTTCAATG GCTTTCTATTTCTCCCGTGACGATGTGGCTCTGCCTGGCTTCGCGCATTTCTTCAAGGAGAACAGCGACGAGGAGCGGGAGCACGCCGACAAGCTACTCTCCTTCCAGAACAAGAGAGGTGGACGCATTTTACTCCAGGACATCAAG AAGCCAGAACGTGATGAGTGGGGCAATGGGCTGGAGGCCATGCAGTGTGCTCTGCAGCTGGAGAAGAATGTGAACCAGGCCCTGCTGGACCTGCACAAGATTGCCTCTGACAAGGTTGACCCCCAT CTGTGTGACTTCCTGGAGACCCATTACCTGAATGAGCAGGTGGAGGCCATTAAGAAGCTGGGTGACCACATCACCAACCTCACCAAGATGGATGCTGTCAAAAACAAGATGGCAGAGTACCTGTTTGACAAGCACACCCTGGGAGGCCAGAGCTAA
- the LOC115170848 gene encoding ferritin, middle subunit, translating to MESQIRQNYHHDCEAAINRMINMEMFASYTYTSMAFYFSRDDVALPGFAHFFKENSDEEREHADKLLSFQNKRGGRILLQDIKKPERDEWGNGLEAMQCALQLEKNVNQALLDLHKIASDKVDPHLCDFLETHYLNEQVEAIKKLGDHITNLTKMDAVNNKMAEYLFDKHTLGDQS from the exons ATGGAGTCTCAGATCCGCCAGAACTATCACCACGATTGCGAAGCTGCCATCAACCGGATGATCAACATGGAGATGTTTGCCTCCTACACCTACACTTCAATG GCTTTCTATTTCTCCCGTGACGATGTGGCTCTGCCTGGCTTCGCGCATTTCTTCAAGGAGAACAGCGACGAGGAGCGGGAGCACGCCGACAAGCTACTCTCCTTCCAGAACAAGAGAGGTGGACGCATTTTACTCCAGGACATCAAG AAGCCAGAACGTGATGAGTGGGGCAATGGGCTGGAGGCCATGCAGTGTGCTCTGCAGCTGGAGAAGAATGTGAACCAGGCCCTGCTGGACCTGCACAAGATTGCCTCTGACAAGGTTGACCCCCAT CTGTGTGACTTCCTGGAGACCCATTACCTGAATGAGCAGGTGGAGGCCATTAAGAAGCTGGGTGACCACATCACCAACCTCACCAAGATGGATGCTGTCAACAACAAGATGGCAGAGTACCTGTTTGACAAGCACACCCTGGGAGACCAGAGCTAA